A genomic window from Thioalkalivibrio sp. ALJ12 includes:
- the hrcA gene encoding heat-inducible transcriptional repressor HrcA, with amino-acid sequence MENAAINLDARARTLLRTLIESYIRDGQPVGSRTLARTSGLKVSAATVRNVMADLEDLGLIQAPHTSAGRIPTASGYRLFVDSLLEVREPTVEEIRAIQSGFDPNATTQDLMGATSNLLSQVTRMAGMVRLPRHRNVALSQLEFLRLGERRVLAILVIDGKEVQNRVLELERDFDQDDLQRMANYLNAHLAGKSLHAVRDALLREMRDVRENLDAMMLAAIDLGEKAVAGEDPDDVVVAGQTHLLSYEELADIDRLRQLLEAFNEKREILGILDQCIRSDRVQIFIGRESGLDWFENCSVVTAPYSVDGEVVGVLGVIGPTRMSYDRVIPIVDVTARLLGSALGDPVHDTK; translated from the coding sequence ATGGAAAACGCCGCGATCAATCTGGATGCCAGGGCCCGTACCCTGCTGCGGACCCTGATCGAGAGCTATATCCGCGACGGTCAGCCGGTCGGCTCGCGCACCCTCGCGCGCACCTCCGGGCTCAAGGTCAGCGCGGCCACGGTGCGCAATGTGATGGCCGATCTCGAGGACCTGGGCCTGATCCAGGCGCCGCATACCTCCGCCGGGCGGATCCCGACCGCGAGCGGCTACCGCCTGTTCGTCGACAGCCTGCTCGAGGTGCGCGAACCAACGGTCGAGGAGATCCGCGCGATCCAGTCGGGTTTCGACCCGAACGCGACCACCCAGGACTTGATGGGCGCGACCTCCAACCTGCTGTCGCAGGTGACGCGCATGGCGGGCATGGTGCGTCTGCCGCGCCACCGTAACGTGGCGCTCAGCCAGCTCGAGTTCCTGCGCCTGGGCGAGCGCCGGGTGCTGGCGATCCTGGTGATCGACGGCAAGGAGGTGCAGAACCGCGTACTGGAGCTCGAGCGCGACTTCGATCAGGACGACCTCCAGCGCATGGCCAACTACCTGAACGCACACCTGGCTGGCAAGAGCCTGCACGCGGTGCGCGATGCCCTGCTGCGCGAGATGCGCGACGTGCGCGAGAACCTCGATGCGATGATGCTGGCGGCCATTGATCTGGGCGAGAAGGCCGTGGCCGGCGAAGACCCGGACGATGTCGTGGTGGCGGGCCAGACCCACCTGCTCAGCTACGAGGAGCTGGCGGACATCGATCGCCTGCGCCAGTTGCTGGAGGCATTCAACGAGAAGCGCGAGATCCTCGGGATTCTGGATCAGTGCATCCGCAGCGACCGGGTACAAATCTTCATCGGGCGCGAGTCCGGGCTCGACTGGTTCGAGAACTGTTCGGTGGTCACCGCCCCCTACAGTGTCGACGGGGAAGTGGTCGGCGTGCTCGGGGTGATCGGGCCTACGCGCATGTCCTACGATCGCGTGATTCCGATTGTGGATGTGACCGCGCGCCTGCTGGGGTCGGCGCTTGGCGACCCGGTCCATGACACGAAATAG
- the grpE gene encoding nucleotide exchange factor GrpE, translating into MSDQREPQEPAEAFEAADSEHTQPEGDEAVEGVDARLQELEALAEERRDQALRAQAELENQRRRFERELENAHKYAMEKFASEMLEVGDSLEMGLQAARESKDVERIIEGAELTLKNLNRVFEKFGIQAEDPTGERFDPERHQAMSMQEDPENPPNTVVATMQKGYLLQDRVLRPAMVVVSKAPTSPNIDESA; encoded by the coding sequence ATGTCCGATCAGCGTGAACCCCAGGAACCGGCGGAAGCATTCGAGGCCGCGGATTCGGAGCACACCCAGCCCGAGGGCGACGAGGCCGTTGAGGGTGTCGATGCCCGCCTCCAGGAGCTCGAGGCCCTGGCCGAGGAACGCCGCGACCAGGCACTGCGCGCTCAGGCGGAGCTGGAGAACCAGCGCCGGCGCTTCGAGCGCGAGCTGGAGAACGCGCACAAGTACGCGATGGAAAAGTTTGCCTCCGAGATGCTGGAGGTGGGTGACTCCCTGGAGATGGGCCTGCAGGCCGCCCGCGAGTCCAAGGATGTCGAGCGCATCATCGAGGGCGCCGAGCTGACCTTGAAAAACCTGAACCGGGTGTTCGAGAAGTTCGGCATCCAGGCCGAGGACCCGACCGGCGAGCGTTTCGACCCGGAACGCCACCAGGCGATGTCCATGCAGGAAGATCCGGAGAACCCGCCGAATACCGTGGTGGCCACCATGCAGAAGGGCTACCTGTTGCAGGACCGTGTGCTGCGCCCGGCGATGGTCGTGGTCTCCAAGGCGCCCACCTCGCCCAACATCGACGAGAGCGCCTGA
- the dnaK gene encoding molecular chaperone DnaK: MGKIIGIDLGTTNSCVAVMEGDQAKVIENAEGTRTTPSIVAFSEDGEVLVGQSAKRQAVTNPQNTIFAAKRLIGRKFDEGEVQKDIKLVSYNIVKADNGDAWIEVQGKKMAPPEISARVLQKMKKTAEDYLGETVTEAVITVPAYFNDSQRQATKDAGKIAGLEVKRIINEPTAAALAYGMDKQRGDRKIAVYDLGGGTFDVSIIEIAEVDGEHQFEVLATNGDTFLGGEDFDNRLIDYLVEEFKKDQGIDIKGDPLAMQRVKEAAEKAKIELSSSQQTEVNLPYITADNTGPKHLALKITRAKLESLVDDLVKRSIEPCKVALKDAGLSASEVDDVILVGGQTRMPKVQEAVQSFFGKEPRKDVNPDEAVAVGAAVQAGVLGGDVKDVLLLDVTPLSLGIETMGGVMTKLIEKNTTIPTRANQVFSTADDNQTAVTVHVLQGERDMASANKSLGRFDLQDIPAAPRGVPQIEVTFDIDSNGILNVSAKDKATGKENKIVIKASSGLSDEEVEQMVKDAEAHAEEDKKFQQLVGARNQADALVHSAEKSLKDLSDQVSDDERSAIEAAVAEVKKAMEGDDVEAIEQSTQKLAEASGKLAEKAYAQGADAAGEAGAEQAGGEQQADDVVDAEFEEVDDDQKKQG; encoded by the coding sequence ATGGGCAAGATCATCGGTATCGACCTCGGGACCACCAACTCCTGCGTCGCCGTCATGGAAGGCGACCAGGCCAAGGTCATCGAGAACGCGGAAGGCACCCGCACCACCCCGTCCATCGTCGCGTTCAGTGAAGATGGCGAGGTGCTGGTCGGCCAGTCCGCCAAGCGCCAGGCGGTTACCAATCCGCAGAACACCATCTTTGCGGCCAAACGCCTGATCGGGCGCAAGTTCGATGAAGGCGAGGTCCAGAAGGACATCAAGCTCGTCTCCTACAACATCGTGAAGGCCGACAACGGTGATGCGTGGATCGAGGTGCAGGGCAAGAAGATGGCCCCGCCGGAGATCTCCGCGCGTGTGCTGCAGAAGATGAAGAAGACCGCCGAGGACTACCTGGGCGAGACGGTGACCGAGGCGGTGATCACCGTCCCGGCCTACTTCAACGACTCCCAGCGTCAGGCGACCAAGGATGCCGGCAAGATCGCCGGGCTCGAGGTCAAGCGCATCATCAACGAGCCGACCGCGGCCGCGCTGGCTTACGGCATGGACAAGCAGCGCGGGGATCGCAAGATCGCCGTGTATGACCTGGGTGGCGGTACCTTCGACGTCTCGATCATCGAGATCGCCGAGGTGGACGGCGAGCACCAGTTCGAGGTGCTGGCGACCAACGGCGATACCTTCCTGGGTGGCGAGGACTTCGACAACCGCCTGATCGACTACCTGGTCGAGGAATTCAAGAAGGACCAGGGCATCGACATCAAGGGCGACCCGCTGGCGATGCAGCGCGTGAAGGAGGCCGCCGAGAAGGCCAAGATCGAGCTGTCCTCCAGCCAGCAGACCGAGGTCAACCTGCCGTACATCACGGCCGACAACACCGGGCCGAAGCACCTGGCGCTGAAGATTACCCGCGCCAAGCTGGAAAGCCTGGTCGACGACCTGGTCAAGCGCTCCATCGAGCCGTGCAAGGTCGCGCTGAAGGATGCCGGCCTGTCCGCCTCCGAGGTGGATGACGTGATCCTGGTCGGCGGTCAGACCCGCATGCCCAAGGTGCAGGAAGCGGTGCAGTCCTTCTTCGGCAAGGAGCCGCGCAAGGACGTGAACCCGGACGAGGCCGTTGCGGTGGGTGCCGCGGTGCAGGCTGGCGTGCTGGGTGGTGACGTCAAGGACGTGCTGCTGCTGGATGTGACCCCGCTGTCGCTCGGGATCGAGACCATGGGCGGCGTGATGACCAAGCTGATCGAGAAGAACACCACCATCCCGACCCGGGCCAACCAGGTGTTCTCCACCGCCGACGACAACCAGACCGCGGTGACCGTGCACGTGCTGCAGGGCGAGCGCGACATGGCCAGCGCCAACAAGTCGCTGGGCCGCTTTGACCTGCAGGACATCCCGGCCGCGCCGCGCGGTGTGCCGCAGATCGAGGTCACCTTCGATATCGACTCCAACGGTATCCTGAACGTCTCGGCCAAGGACAAGGCGACCGGCAAGGAGAACAAGATCGTGATCAAGGCCTCCTCCGGCCTGTCCGATGAGGAAGTCGAACAGATGGTCAAGGATGCCGAGGCCCACGCCGAGGAAGACAAGAAGTTCCAGCAGCTGGTCGGCGCGCGCAATCAGGCCGATGCCCTGGTGCACTCGGCCGAGAAGTCGCTGAAGGACCTGAGTGACCAGGTCTCCGACGACGAGCGTTCCGCGATCGAGGCGGCCGTCGCCGAGGTGAAGAAGGCCATGGAGGGTGACGACGTCGAGGCCATCGAACAGTCCACCCAGAAGCTGGCCGAGGCCTCCGGCAAACTGGCCGAGAAGGCCTATGCCCAGGGCGCAGATGCCGCGGGCGAGGCCGGGGCCGAGCAGGCCGGTGGCGAACAGCAGGCCGACGACGTCGTGGACGCCGAGTTCGAGGAAGTCGACGACGACCAGAAGAAGCAGGGCTGA
- the dnaJ gene encoding molecular chaperone DnaJ, whose product MTMSQRDYYEVLGVAKDASAADIKKAFRRLAMKYHPDRNPGDEEAEAKFKEARAAYDVLSDDQKRAAYDRYGHAGVDGGAGGFGGGAGASNFSDIFEDIFGDIFGGGGGRARGSRAFRGSDLQYNLDLTLEEAVFGTEVKIRIPTTVSCEACDGSGAEPGTSPETCPTCNGVGQVRIQQGFFSVQQTCPRCEGSGKIVASPCKACNGNGRVQEQNTLDVKIPAGVDSGDRIRLAGQGEAGVNGGPPGDLYVQVRVKPHKLFRRDGSDLHIEVPISFATAALGGELEVPCLDGRVKLKVPAETQTGKQFRVGGKGVQSVHGGGVGDLICRVTVETPINLTKEQKALLRQFEDSTQAGGTKHSPQAHSWLDGVKGFFEDLNFWSK is encoded by the coding sequence ATGACCATGTCACAACGCGACTATTACGAGGTGCTGGGCGTCGCCAAGGACGCCTCGGCCGCCGACATCAAGAAGGCCTTTCGCCGCCTGGCGATGAAGTACCACCCCGATCGCAATCCGGGGGACGAGGAGGCCGAGGCCAAGTTCAAGGAGGCGCGCGCTGCCTATGACGTCCTCAGTGACGACCAGAAGCGTGCAGCCTACGACCGCTACGGACATGCCGGCGTCGATGGTGGGGCCGGGGGCTTTGGTGGTGGTGCCGGGGCCTCCAATTTCTCGGACATCTTCGAGGATATCTTTGGCGACATCTTCGGGGGTGGCGGTGGCCGCGCGCGCGGTTCGCGCGCATTCCGCGGCTCCGACCTGCAGTACAACCTGGACCTGACCCTGGAGGAGGCCGTATTTGGCACCGAGGTCAAGATCCGCATCCCGACCACCGTCTCCTGCGAGGCCTGTGACGGCTCGGGTGCCGAACCGGGTACTTCGCCGGAGACCTGTCCGACCTGTAACGGCGTGGGCCAGGTGCGCATCCAGCAGGGCTTTTTCTCGGTGCAGCAGACCTGCCCGCGCTGCGAGGGCTCGGGCAAGATCGTCGCCAGCCCCTGCAAGGCCTGTAATGGCAACGGCCGGGTGCAGGAGCAGAACACGCTGGACGTGAAGATCCCCGCAGGGGTCGACAGCGGTGACCGCATCCGCCTGGCCGGCCAGGGCGAGGCCGGCGTCAACGGCGGTCCGCCGGGGGATCTCTATGTGCAGGTGCGGGTCAAGCCGCACAAGCTGTTCCGCCGCGACGGATCGGATCTGCACATCGAGGTGCCGATCTCGTTCGCCACCGCCGCACTCGGTGGCGAACTGGAGGTCCCCTGCCTGGACGGCCGGGTGAAGCTGAAGGTGCCGGCCGAGACGCAGACCGGCAAGCAGTTCCGCGTCGGTGGCAAGGGCGTGCAGTCCGTGCACGGGGGGGGTGTCGGCGATCTGATCTGCCGGGTGACCGTGGAGACCCCGATCAACCTGACCAAGGAACAAAAAGCGCTGCTGCGCCAGTTCGAGGACTCGACTCAGGCGGGCGGCACCAAGCACAGCCCGCAGGCGCACTCCTGGCTGGATGGCGTGAAGGGCTTTTTCGAGGACCTGAACTTCTGGTCGAAATAG
- a CDS encoding EAL domain-containing protein has translation MSETIRILFVTANPNLAEQVISSIRTRGSAVRPEQVETQDDLINALENTRHDVVVLIEPGLVLSREVVDTALRDSGRRIPLVLLTERPEPERVLDYEAGSFAVVDHEQVELASLMAIRAAEQRRLRQRVQRLEASLHESENRCQLLLDNSRDAIAYVHEGMHLYANASWRERFGIEDPDEVDGLPLMDLVTADNRGEMKALLRRFQNGEEGDTARAHFHLQSIDGLPFEADLRLSAASVEGEACTQLQLEASQEDPELAERIDFLSQRDLVTGLYNRQHFLSTIESAQTRAEETEKPFALLTLAVDRFAEIRAKVGMSAADLLLADMGKVIEDHFPEPAIAARLEGEHFGVLAPETRRQEVEERIHSLMQAVTGHVFELNQSSTNCTLSAGAVIADESAPSTEDLLDQAHRALEEAVEAGGGVHRFYHPAEGELTQGQADQQWKLRIQDALDHDRLELRFQPIVHLHGNDRPRYSVFVRLRDADGHLHEPSAFLPAAERTGMAPAVDRWIVKTALGELAGCLKAQPKTQFFLKLGTGSMGDPTVVSWLNDDLHALRIPADNVVVELKEPTVVTNLKPAMKVSRGLVEMHSHLCIDDFGNGLNPFQLLQHLEADHIKLDPSFVEGLAENEENQEAIREYVDAAHAKGKQVIVPHVEDASVLAVLYGLNVNLVQGYFIQSPLAKPTFDFEAT, from the coding sequence ATGAGCGAAACCATCCGAATCCTCTTTGTCACGGCGAATCCGAACCTCGCCGAGCAAGTCATCAGCAGCATTCGTACGCGGGGTAGCGCGGTACGCCCGGAGCAGGTCGAGACCCAGGACGACCTGATCAACGCGCTGGAGAACACGCGACACGACGTGGTCGTATTGATCGAGCCCGGTCTCGTGCTCTCGCGAGAGGTGGTCGATACGGCCCTGCGCGACAGTGGGCGCCGCATCCCGCTGGTCCTGCTGACCGAGCGTCCGGAGCCCGAGCGTGTCCTGGACTACGAGGCCGGGAGTTTCGCCGTGGTCGATCACGAACAGGTGGAACTGGCGAGCCTGATGGCCATCCGCGCGGCCGAACAACGGCGCCTGCGCCAGCGTGTCCAGCGTCTTGAGGCCTCCCTGCACGAGTCGGAGAACCGCTGCCAGTTGCTGCTCGATAACTCGCGCGACGCGATCGCGTATGTCCACGAGGGCATGCACCTGTACGCCAACGCCTCCTGGCGCGAACGCTTCGGTATCGAGGATCCGGACGAGGTCGACGGGCTGCCACTGATGGACCTGGTCACGGCCGATAACCGCGGCGAGATGAAGGCGCTGCTGCGCCGCTTCCAGAATGGCGAGGAAGGCGATACGGCTCGCGCCCACTTCCACCTGCAGAGTATCGATGGCCTGCCATTCGAGGCCGACCTGCGCCTGTCCGCCGCAAGCGTGGAGGGCGAGGCCTGCACCCAGCTCCAGCTGGAAGCCAGCCAGGAAGACCCCGAGCTGGCGGAGCGAATCGACTTCCTATCGCAGCGCGATCTGGTCACCGGTCTGTACAACCGCCAGCACTTCCTGTCCACAATCGAGAGCGCTCAGACCCGGGCCGAGGAGACGGAGAAACCCTTCGCCCTGCTGACCTTGGCAGTCGACCGCTTCGCGGAGATCCGCGCGAAGGTCGGGATGTCGGCCGCCGACCTGCTCCTGGCCGACATGGGCAAAGTCATCGAGGATCATTTCCCCGAACCCGCCATTGCCGCACGTCTGGAGGGCGAACACTTCGGTGTCCTGGCGCCGGAGACCCGCCGCCAGGAGGTCGAGGAGCGCATCCACAGCCTGATGCAGGCCGTCACCGGGCATGTCTTCGAACTCAACCAGTCGTCGACCAACTGCACCCTGTCGGCCGGCGCCGTGATCGCCGACGAAAGCGCCCCCAGCACGGAGGATCTGCTCGACCAGGCCCACCGGGCGCTGGAGGAGGCGGTCGAGGCCGGCGGCGGCGTCCATCGCTTCTACCACCCGGCCGAAGGCGAGCTGACCCAGGGCCAGGCCGACCAGCAGTGGAAGCTGCGCATCCAGGACGCCCTGGACCATGACCGCCTGGAGCTTCGCTTCCAGCCGATCGTGCATCTGCACGGCAACGACCGGCCGCGCTATTCGGTGTTCGTGCGCCTGCGCGACGCCGACGGCCACCTGCACGAGCCATCTGCCTTCCTGCCTGCGGCCGAACGCACGGGCATGGCCCCGGCGGTGGATCGCTGGATCGTCAAGACCGCGCTGGGCGAACTCGCCGGGTGCCTGAAGGCTCAGCCCAAGACCCAGTTTTTCCTGAAGCTGGGCACCGGCTCAATGGGCGACCCGACTGTGGTCAGCTGGCTCAACGATGACCTGCACGCCCTGCGCATCCCGGCCGACAACGTCGTGGTCGAGCTCAAGGAGCCGACCGTGGTCACCAACCTGAAGCCGGCGATGAAAGTATCGCGCGGCCTGGTCGAGATGCACAGCCACCTGTGCATCGACGACTTCGGCAATGGCCTGAACCCTTTCCAGTTGCTGCAGCACCTGGAGGCCGATCACATCAAGCTCGACCCCTCGTTCGTCGAGGGGCTGGCGGAGAACGAGGAAAACCAGGAGGCGATCCGCGAGTACGTCGACGCGGCGCACGCCAAGGGCAAGCAGGTGATCGTGCCGCACGTCGAGGATGCCAGCGTGCTCGCCGTACTGTACGGGCTGAACGTCAACCTGGTGCAGGGGTACTTCATCCAGTCGCCCCTGGCCAAACCGACGTTCGACTTCGAGGCGACCTGA
- the epmB gene encoding EF-P beta-lysylation protein EpmB, which translates to MPTKPIMITRTPRGTQPSDRTHTGDTTPAWQQALARAIRDPETLARELELDPAHLPGLHAGHTLFRVRVPRSYLARMRKADPQDPLLLQVLPQQQESEEHPGFVADPVGDHDALAAPGLVHKYHGRVLLLTTGACAVHCRYCFRREFPYAEHNASQEDWAPALAYIHADSSIREVILSGGDPLSLSDPRLADLVRRLEAIPHLERLRIHTRLPVVLPERVDNQLLNWLGKGRLHHVLVLHANHPREFADPAAAALARLRARGITLLNQAVLLAGINDDPDTLCELQEDGFRHGILPYYLHLLDRTRGTAHFEVTEQRALELHQALHARLPGYLVPRLVREVPGEPGKTPRWAGL; encoded by the coding sequence ATGCCCACAAAGCCCATCATGATAACGCGCACGCCGCGGGGAACCCAGCCGAGCGACCGAACCCACACGGGGGACACCACCCCGGCCTGGCAGCAGGCGCTCGCCCGCGCGATCCGCGACCCCGAGACCCTGGCCCGCGAACTGGAACTGGACCCGGCTCACCTGCCCGGCCTGCACGCGGGCCATACCCTGTTTCGGGTGCGCGTGCCGAGGAGCTACCTCGCACGCATGCGCAAGGCGGACCCGCAAGACCCGCTGCTGCTGCAAGTCCTCCCGCAGCAGCAGGAGAGCGAGGAACACCCGGGCTTCGTGGCGGACCCGGTGGGCGACCACGACGCCCTGGCCGCCCCGGGTCTCGTGCACAAGTACCACGGTCGCGTGCTGTTGCTGACGACCGGGGCCTGCGCGGTGCACTGTCGCTACTGTTTCCGCCGCGAGTTTCCGTATGCCGAGCACAACGCGTCCCAGGAGGACTGGGCGCCAGCGCTTGCCTACATCCACGCCGACAGCTCCATCCGCGAGGTAATCCTGAGCGGCGGTGACCCCCTGTCGCTGTCGGATCCCCGCCTCGCCGATCTGGTCCGGCGGCTGGAGGCCATCCCCCACCTCGAGCGCCTGCGCATCCACACGCGGCTGCCGGTCGTCCTGCCGGAGCGGGTGGACAACCAGCTGCTCAACTGGCTGGGCAAGGGACGCCTGCATCATGTACTGGTCCTGCACGCCAACCACCCCAGGGAGTTTGCCGACCCGGCCGCCGCCGCCCTTGCGCGTCTGCGCGCGCGCGGCATCACACTGCTGAACCAGGCGGTACTGCTGGCCGGGATCAACGATGACCCGGACACCCTGTGCGAGCTCCAGGAGGACGGTTTTCGCCACGGTATCCTGCCCTACTACCTCCACCTGTTAGACCGCACACGGGGCACCGCCCACTTCGAGGTCACGGAACAGCGCGCGCTGGAGCTGCACCAGGCCCTGCATGCCCGGCTGCCCGGCTACCTGGTGCCCCGCCTGGTCCGCGAGGTCCCGGGCGAGCCCGGCAAGACGCCCCGTTGGGCCGGGCTATGA
- the efp gene encoding elongation factor P: MATYSTNEFKAGLKLLLDGDPQAIVENEFVKPGKGQAFNRVKLRNLRTGRVLEKTFKSGESVEAADVMDTEMQYLYNDGEFWHFMVPDTFEQYAVGEAALGGCGQWLKEQDVCTVTLWNGEPLSVVPPSFVEMKITQCDPGVRGDTAQGGTKPATLESGAVVKVPLFVEEGETVKVDTRSGEYVSRV, translated from the coding sequence ATGGCAACCTACAGTACCAACGAATTCAAGGCCGGTCTCAAACTCCTGCTGGATGGCGACCCGCAGGCCATCGTCGAGAACGAATTCGTCAAGCCAGGCAAGGGCCAGGCCTTCAACCGCGTCAAGCTGCGCAACCTGCGCACGGGGCGGGTGCTGGAAAAGACCTTCAAGTCCGGTGAGTCGGTCGAGGCGGCCGATGTCATGGATACCGAGATGCAGTACCTCTACAACGATGGCGAGTTCTGGCATTTCATGGTGCCGGACACCTTCGAGCAGTACGCGGTCGGCGAGGCCGCGCTCGGTGGCTGCGGTCAATGGCTGAAGGAGCAGGACGTCTGCACCGTAACCCTGTGGAACGGCGAACCGCTGTCGGTGGTGCCGCCGTCCTTTGTCGAGATGAAGATTACCCAGTGCGACCCGGGCGTGCGCGGTGATACCGCCCAGGGCGGCACCAAGCCCGCAACGCTCGAGAGCGGTGCGGTGGTCAAGGTCCCGCTGTTCGTCGAGGAAGGCGAGACGGTCAAGGTCGACACCCGCTCCGGCGAGTACGTCTCGCGCGTCTGA
- the epmA gene encoding EF-P lysine aminoacylase EpmA: protein MTDWRPGAAAAREARARLLAGLRGFFAARNVLEVETPILSRGAPLDPMVESWTATSPDGASGYLQTSPEYPMKRLLADGAPDIYQLARVFRGGESGPRHNPEFTLLEWYRHGMDHHRLAREVVALIMNQAALDTRWRRPARLREISYQALFQEHLGVDPLVADADELQAVAARQGLDIEGELDRDAWLDLLISLAIAPAFPGDRLTVVHDYPESQAVLARPCEHDARLAARFEVYWGALELANGYHELSDLAQFRERRDRDQALRRQRGQVLPQPDAHLEAALASGLPECAGVALGVDRLLMRLLGVERIEQVIDFPFESA, encoded by the coding sequence ATGACTGACTGGCGACCGGGCGCCGCGGCGGCCCGGGAGGCGCGCGCGCGGCTGCTGGCCGGCCTGCGCGGGTTCTTTGCCGCACGCAATGTGCTCGAGGTGGAGACCCCGATACTGAGCCGTGGCGCGCCTCTGGATCCGATGGTCGAGAGCTGGACTGCAACCAGCCCGGACGGCGCCAGTGGCTATCTGCAGACCTCGCCGGAATACCCGATGAAACGCCTGCTGGCGGATGGCGCACCGGACATCTACCAGCTCGCGCGCGTCTTTCGCGGTGGCGAATCGGGGCCCCGTCACAATCCCGAATTCACACTGCTGGAATGGTACCGCCACGGGATGGATCATCACCGTCTGGCGCGCGAGGTGGTGGCCCTGATCATGAACCAGGCGGCGCTGGATACGCGCTGGAGGCGTCCGGCCCGCCTGCGCGAGATCTCGTATCAGGCGTTGTTTCAGGAGCATCTGGGTGTGGATCCGCTGGTGGCGGATGCCGACGAACTGCAGGCCGTCGCGGCACGGCAGGGGCTGGATATCGAGGGCGAGCTGGATCGTGATGCCTGGCTGGATCTCCTGATCAGTCTGGCGATTGCACCGGCGTTTCCGGGCGACCGGCTCACCGTGGTGCACGACTACCCGGAGAGCCAGGCGGTGCTGGCACGTCCCTGCGAACATGATGCCCGGCTCGCGGCGCGCTTCGAGGTGTACTGGGGTGCGCTGGAACTGGCCAACGGCTACCACGAGTTGAGCGACCTCGCCCAGTTTCGCGAACGTCGCGATCGCGACCAGGCGCTGCGCAGGCAGCGTGGCCAGGTCCTGCCCCAGCCCGATGCCCATCTGGAGGCCGCGCTGGCGTCGGGGCTGCCCGAGTGTGCCGGGGTGGCACTGGGGGTCGATCGTCTGCTGATGCGGCTGCTGGGGGTGGAGCGTATCGAGCAGGTGATCGATTTCCCGTTCGAGTCCGCCTGA